Part of the Variovorax sp. PAMC 28711 genome is shown below.
CTGCGGCGGGCGCGCTGCGCGGCTGGTGCGCGAGCAGCACGCGCGTGGTGGCTTCGGGCGGCGCGCCTGCCAGCGAACCGCGCGGATCGCTGGCCTGTGCCGCATCGAAGTGGCCGGCAGTGAAGTCGGTCACGCCGGCAAGCACCAGCGAGTTGGCGTTTTCTTCCTCGTCGGTTTGGGCACCGCGCCTCGCGCGTCCCTGCAGCAGCACGTGTTCGTTGAGCAGCACGGTGAGCCCGAGCCGCCGCAACTCGGCGATCCACGCCGGCGCACCGGCGTAGTACTCGTGATTGCCTGTCACGACGAAGGTGCCGTGGCGCGCGCGCAGGTCGGCCAGCGGCGCGATGTGGTCGCGCAATTCGGGCACGCTGCCGTCGACCAGGTCGCCGGTGATCGCGATCACGTCGGCACCCAGGCCGTTCACCGCATCGACGATGCGCTGGATGTAGCCGCGCTGGATGGTCGGCCCCACGTGGATGTCGCTCAGCTGCGCGATGGTGAAGCCGTTGAGCGCGGCCGGGAGCCCGTTGATCGGCACATCGACGTGCTTCACGCCCGCCGTGCGGCGCGCGTTGACGAAGCCGATGAGCGAGGTTGCGGTCGCGATGCCCATCACGCCCGCGGCGCTCGAGGGCAGCAGCGCGTGCCAGTCGATGGCGATGCCGCCGATCGCGCCGACGCCGAGCGTCAGCAACAACGCGATGTCGCGCAGCGCCGTGAGCACGAACATCGACGAGAACCAGCCCATCGCGATGAGGCCGACCCACTTCAGCACGTCGGCCGTCGACACCGTGCGCGCGATTCGGCGCGAGACGAATGGCAGCGGAATCGTGGCGGCGGACACCACCAGCGCGAGCAGCAGCAGCGGCCACAGCGGCGCGAGCGGCGGAAAGGAAGCGAGTGCCGGCACCAGGCGCAGCGCGATGTACACGTGCAACAGGGCGGTCAGGACACTCATGGAGCGAATTGGCATCGGAGCAATCGAGGCGGGCGGTGCCCGGGGGACATCAGGTGCAAGGCGCGTGCCGGGCATTCAAGATGGCGTCGGCACATCGTGTCGGTCGATGTCGCTCGATGTCGCTCGAATCATGTCGACTCGCGCCTGGCGGGCGCCGAGTGGGGTTATCGGGCGGCGGACGCCATGCCGGTGCCGGCCGGAAAGAGGAAGGTCGCCCTGGCCGACTCACCCGCCACCACGTGCAGCGGCTGCTTGAGCATCTGGCCGCCGAGCTGCGCCTCGATTTGGTAGTCGCCGGGTTCGAGCCGCGCGACCATGAAAGGCCCGCCAGAGATGACGTTGTCGAGCACCGCGGCGCCGCCGCTGTCGCGCACCGTCACGCGCACATCGGCCGCGAAGTCGACGCCCTTGCGATCTTTGGTGGCGAATTCGAAGCTCGCGGCCCAGCGCGGTGCGACGGTTTCCATGAGTTCGGCTTCGTCCTTGCCGATGCCTCCGCTCATGTACTCGACGCCGTGCGTCACGCGAATCGGCGGGTTGACCGCCGCCTGGGCCGTGGCGGCGGCACCGAGCAGCGCCGCGCTGCACAGAAGAAGAGAAGGAAAAAGCCGGTTCATCGAAGCGTCCTTTGAAAAAAGTCGGGGCCACTGTGCGATGCACGACTTAAGCCAACCTGAACGCGCCGGGCCGAATCAGAGCCAGCCGGCCTTCCGAAATCGCCAGTACAAAAAGCCGCAGGTGCCGACGATGAGGCCGAGCGCCATCAGGTACCCGTAACGCCATTTCAGTTCGGGCATCGCCTCGAAGTTCATGCCCCAGATCCCGGCGAAGGCGGTGCACACCGCGAAGATGGAGGCCCAGGCCGCGAGCCGCTTGGTCACCTCGCCGTCGGAGATGGTCACCATCGACAGGTTCACGTGGATCGCCGTGCTGATCGTGTCGCGGATCGACTCGATGGAGGCGTTCATGCGTGTCAGATGGTCCACCACGTCGCGAAAGTATTCCTGCGAGCCCGCGCAGATCTGCGGCACCCGCCCACCATGCAGCTTGCCCGCGCCTTCGAGCAGCGGCGCGACCGCGTGCTTGAGCACCATGGCGCGCTGCTTCAGCTCGTACAGATGCTTGATGCTCTCGCGCGGGGCGCCGCCCTGGTCGAAGATCTGCTTCTCGATCGATTCCAACTCCACCTCGAGCGAATCGATCACCGGAAAATAGCGGTCGACGACCGCATCCATCAGTGCGTAAAGCACGAAGCCAGAGCCGTTGCGCAGCAGCTCGGGCTCGCGCTCGCAGCGCTCGCGCACACCCAAAAAGCCGGCCTTGCTGCGGCTGCGCACCGAGACCACGTAGTTGCGGCCGACGAACACATCGACCTCGCCCACATTGAAATCTTCCTCGACCTTGCCGCGTGTCATCACCGGCTCCACCAGGTGCATCACCACGAAGAGCGAGTTGCCGTATTCCTCCACCTTGGGCCGCTGATGGCCGTGGCTCGCGTCTTCAACGGCCAGCTCGTGCAGCCCGAACTCTTCCTGCAGGGCTGCGAGCTCTTCAGGCACCGGGTCGCTCAGCGCAACCCACACGAAGCAGTTCGGCCGCGCGACGTAGTCGCTGATGTCCTCGACCTCAATATCGGCCAGCTTGGCCCCGTCTTCGTACGCAACGCAATTGATCAGCATCGTGGCTCCGGGTGGTCGGTGAGCCGCGATTGTCGGCGCGCGCCGCTCGCCGCGCCTTCGGATTCGAGTCTTATTCGCGCGTCGACAACAGCGCCGTCGTCTGCCCGCCGCTGCGCGGCATCGCCGAAGCCATGTCGAAATTCGACGGCCACAGGAACACCGCGCGCGCCGGCTGCCCGATCAGCACGTTGATCGGCTGGGTGAGCGTGAGACCGCCCAGCGTCACGTCGACCTCGTAGCTGCCCGGCTCGAGCCGCGCCAGCATCATCGGGCCGGCCGAGGGCACGTCGAGCACCACGTCGCCGTTGTACGGGTTGCGCACCTTCACGCGGGCGGCGACGGGCAGGTGGTGGTGGCCCTTGTCGTTGACCGCGAACTCGAAACTCGCCGCCCAGCGCGGCGCCACCATGTGCATGAAGGCCGCCTCGTCTTTCGCGCTGCCGCCGCACATGTACTCGACGCCTTGCGGCGCCATGCGGATCGACGGCGGGATCAGCGACGTTTGCGCCGCTGCCAAAGTGCCGAACAGCGCGAGCGCTGAAAAAGTGACCGAAGACCGAATCCAGTTTGTGTTCACGTGAAGTCCTTGCTGGCGAGGATTCTTCAGTGGCAAGGACCGGGCCAGGGAGAGCACAAACACCGAGACGCTATTTTTTTGATAGCAACTGGCGCGGCAGGCGTCGGACGCGGGAGCCGTAGGGGGTCGCCGGTTCGCCGTATTGCCAAGTGCTTTCCATCGACTCTTCAAACGGCTTTCGTCGCTCTGTACAAAGCCCGCACCAGATCCGATTGCGTGATGATTCC
Proteins encoded:
- a CDS encoding metallophosphoesterase codes for the protein MPGTRLAPDVPRAPPASIAPMPIRSMSVLTALLHVYIALRLVPALASFPPLAPLWPLLLLALVVSAATIPLPFVSRRIARTVSTADVLKWVGLIAMGWFSSMFVLTALRDIALLLTLGVGAIGGIAIDWHALLPSSAAGVMGIATATSLIGFVNARRTAGVKHVDVPINGLPAALNGFTIAQLSDIHVGPTIQRGYIQRIVDAVNGLGADVIAITGDLVDGSVPELRDHIAPLADLRARHGTFVVTGNHEYYAGAPAWIAELRRLGLTVLLNEHVLLQGRARRGAQTDEEENANSLVLAGVTDFTAGHFDAAQASDPRGSLAGAPPEATTRVLLAHQPRSAPAAADAGFALQLSGHTHGGQFFPWNLFVPLQQPFTAGLHKLRDMWVYVSRGTGYWGPPKRFGAPSEITLVRLVPQRG
- a CDS encoding magnesium and cobalt transport protein CorA yields the protein MLINCVAYEDGAKLADIEVEDISDYVARPNCFVWVALSDPVPEELAALQEEFGLHELAVEDASHGHQRPKVEEYGNSLFVVMHLVEPVMTRGKVEEDFNVGEVDVFVGRNYVVSVRSRSKAGFLGVRERCEREPELLRNGSGFVLYALMDAVVDRYFPVIDSLEVELESIEKQIFDQGGAPRESIKHLYELKQRAMVLKHAVAPLLEGAGKLHGGRVPQICAGSQEYFRDVVDHLTRMNASIESIRDTISTAIHVNLSMVTISDGEVTKRLAAWASIFAVCTAFAGIWGMNFEAMPELKWRYGYLMALGLIVGTCGFLYWRFRKAGWL